One window of the Chlamydiales bacterium STE3 genome contains the following:
- a CDS encoding hypothetical protein (Product derived from UniProtKB/Trembl:F8KWB7;Uncharacterized protein TC_0731), with the protein MTQTKEHNRDDAKVVSITEAAKLNKVTRQAIYVAIKLNKLKAHKENARWTIHLDDLAAYRKHKYSRSRSVFNGELVFDNNKGEYSVNQVARMLNVPPQKIYYATRSGKLTARRKGAAWVISADEVNDYRQKYLQKKRRKRKAS; encoded by the coding sequence ATGACTCAAACTAAAGAGCACAATCGTGATGATGCAAAAGTTGTCTCGATTACAGAAGCCGCAAAGCTAAACAAAGTCACTCGACAAGCGATTTATGTAGCTATAAAACTTAATAAACTTAAAGCTCATAAAGAAAATGCCCGTTGGACAATTCATTTGGATGATCTTGCGGCATACCGTAAGCATAAGTATTCTCGTTCACGTTCTGTATTTAATGGTGAACTTGTATTTGATAATAATAAGGGAGAATATTCCGTTAATCAGGTGGCTAGGATGTTGAACGTCCCGCCTCAAAAAATTTATTATGCGACTCGCAGTGGCAAATTAACTGCAAGACGCAAAGGTGCTGCATGGGTCATTAGCGCAGATGAAGTTAATGATTACCGTCAGAAATATTTGCAAAAAAAGCGTCGTAAGCGCAAAGCTAGCTAA